A stretch of DNA from Arthrobacter globiformis:
CCTTGTCCTTTGCCACTAGAGCTTCACTCCTCGCGCCAGGATGTCGGCGACGACAACGTCGATGCCGCGTACGTCGATGGTCTTGATGCCCTTTGCAGAGACCTGCAGAGTGACATTACGGCGCAGGGACGGAACCCAGTAGCGCTTCTTCTGAATGTTCGGGTCGAACCGGCGCTTGTTGCGGCGGTGCGAGTGCGAAATGCTGTGTCCAAAGCCCGGCTCGGCTCCGGTCACCTGGCAGTGTGCTGCCATGACGACTCTCCTCTGAAAAATGAATGAAACGGCGGGCAGAGTTCTGCTTCACCGTGCGGCAGGCGGCGTCCGCATCCAGCCTCACGCTTCCGCACGTTTCGACACCGGCGAACCGGGCTTACAGCGGCGGAATAATGAGCCACGAGCACCTGGCAATGGAAGCCACTGCGAAGTGCCGGGATACTGGGCGAATACAGGAATGCACGCAACTTGAGCCCCTAACTACCGGCCTCCGGGACTGTGAATACTGCCAACAGCCACCGCAAACCGGAGCAATTGCACACGCTCCGCGCCACCTAGCGCCAACCAAGTCTACGAGACACGCGAATTAAAGACCAATCCGGCGGGGGAGGGTGTTATAAAGCTGCCCCGGGTCTTGATGGCCCGGCGGCCCTCCGCCCCCGCCGTCGGCCTCCTGCCAAGACATATCCGGAAAGAAGGCTCTTCACAGCAAAGTCAAAGACTCGGCGCGGAATCTTGAGCCATGAACACACAGCTTTTGCCCTCCCCCGGGACCGGCACCCCGATGCGTCCGGACCGCCGGCCTGCTCCGCTTCGGGATACCGGCCGCTTCGCCGGGCAGCACCGGCGCAGACTCGTCCGGGCCGATGCCCTGACGGTGACGTCCTGGTCCTCGTTGGCCGCCTCGGTTGCGCTCTGGCTTGCCGACGGCGGCCTGACGCCGGCGGCCTCGTCTGCCGGACTGGTCACAGCGCTGGGCATTGTTGCCGGCCTTGCCGGCATGGACCTGGTGCTGCTCATGCTGCTGCTGGCTGCCAGGATCCCGTTCATCGACGGTGCGGTTGGGCATGACCGGGCGCTGGAGTTTCACCGGAAGCTCGGGAAACCCTCGCTGTACCTGCTGCTGGCCCACGGGCTCCTCATCGCCGTGGGCTACGGCATGGCAGAAGGGCTCGACCCGGTCAGCGAAGCTGTGGCGCTCTGGGTACTGGTGCCCGACATGTGGCTCGCGTTCATCTCCCTGGCACTCTTCATCGCAGTTGTTGTCACGTCCCTGGGGGCGGTCCGCCGGCGCTTCCCGTACGAATTCTGGTACGCCGTGCACCTGCTCACCTATGCTGCCGTGCTCACCTCGCTGCCGCACCAGTTCAGCGTGGGCGGGCTTTTCGCCGCAGGCACCTGGCAGCGCTGGTACTGGCTGGCCATCTGCATCGCCACCGGGGCCGCCGTGCTGTATTACCGGATCATCCAGCCTGTGCGGGCAACCTTCAGGCATCAACTCACAGTTGAGCGCGTCACCTCCGTGGCCCCAGGAGTGGTCAACATCGAAATGAGCGGCCTGCAGCTCGGTTTGCTGGCCGGCAACGGCGGGAGGTTCTTCGTCTGGCGCTTCCTCGCCCCGGGGCTGTGGTGGCATCCGCATCCGTTCAGCCTGTCTGCGGAGCCGGTGCACACCGGACCTGACGGGCACGGGCGGCTGCGGATCACGGTTCGCGATCTCGGCCGGGGCTCGGCACAACTGCTAAGGCTGCGGCGCGGAACGAAGGTCGCCATAGAAGGGCCGTACGGGCTCTTCAGCACCGCCGCGCGTAGCAAGGACCGCGTGGTCATGATCGGCGCCGGCATCGGCATTACGCCGTTGCGGGCCCTCCTCGAAACCACCCCTTTCGTCCCTGGCCAGGCGACGGTTCTGCTCCGCGGGCACAGCAGCCAGGAGCTCTACCTGGGCGAGGAAATCCTCGAACTGTGCCGGCAGCGCGGCGCCACCCTGTTCCACCTGACCGGCGGACGGGACCCCGGCTCACCTGGCAGCTGGCTTCCGGCCGCCGAACACCGCGCCGGGTATGCGCTGGCGGACTACGTTCCGGAAATCGCCCACGCCGACGTCTATGTGTGCGGTCCCTCACGGTGGGCAGGCAACGTCCTGAACGCCGCCCGCGCCGCTGGCGTCCACGAAGATCAGCTCCATCACGAAAGGTTTGACTGGTGAGAATCAGAGCAGCAGTTTCAGCCGCCTTGGCTTCGGCCGGCATCCTCCTGGTCGGCTGGCAATCAGGTGTCCATGTGGCCGATACCCGCAGCGCGGTTGCGGCGGCAGCAACGGGAAACCAGGCTTCCGGGGCGGGAACCACAGACAGCAGCGGCACCGCGTCGTCGGGGGCCGCCGGTGCCGCGGCCAAGGCCGGCGGCACGTACGACGGCGATGTGGTCCAGACCCGCTTCGGCACCGTGCAGGTCCGGATCACCGTGAAGGCCGGGCAGATCACCGACGTCACGGCCCTGAAACTCACCGACGCCGAGGGCCGGTCCGCGCAGATCAGCAATTACGCCGCCCCCATTCTCCGCAGCGAGGTGCTCCAAGCACAGTCCGCCGACGTGCAGACCGTGGGTGGCGCCACCGTGACCAGCGACGCCTACCTCACCTCCCTCCAGGCAGCCCTCGATGCAGCAAACCTCTGAGACCACGCACCGCCTCCGGGCCCGGACCTTCACCTGCATGGGGACCGTCATCAGCCTGACTGTCCCTGCGGACGCGCACAAAGCACCCCAGGCTGCGGCGGATGAGCTGGAAGCGGCGACCGCCGTCGTCGAACGCCTTTTCACTGAACTGGACAGCATCTTCAGCCTCTACCGCGCCGATTCGGAGGCGAGCAGGCTGGTGCGCGGCGAACTCGCACTGCCGGAGGCTTCCGCTCAAATGCGGGCGCGATATGAGGAGGCGGCCGAGTGGAGGCTCCTCACGGAGGGTGCGTTCACGCCGGAACGTCCGGACGGGGCGCTGGATCTATCCGGGATCGTCAAGGGGCACGCCATCAGGGAAGCCGGCATGTCGCTGCTGGCGCTCGGCATGGCCAACTGGTGCCTGAATGCCGGCGGGGACGTGCTGGTCGGCGGCTCCCCCAATCCCGGCACCGATGTGCCCTGGCGCGCGGGGATTGTTGATCCGGCGGACCGGAGGACCCTGCTGGCCGGCTTCCCGCTGGGCGGGGCGGCGCCGGGTTCGCCGGTTGGTTCGCCGGTTGGAAGGACGGCCGACGGCGGGACCCGGGTAGCGCTGGCCACCTCCGGTTCCGCGGAACGCGGGGACCACATCTGGAGGGTCACGGCCGAGGCCGTGGAATTCCGGCAGGTCTCCGTCGCTGCAGCGGACGTGGTCACCGCCGACGTGCTGGCAACCGCGATCGTCGCCGCCGGGGTCC
This window harbors:
- the rpmB gene encoding 50S ribosomal protein L28, with protein sequence MAAHCQVTGAEPGFGHSISHSHRRNKRRFDPNIQKKRYWVPSLRRNVTLQVSAKGIKTIDVRGIDVVVADILARGVKL
- a CDS encoding ferredoxin reductase family protein, which translates into the protein MNTQLLPSPGTGTPMRPDRRPAPLRDTGRFAGQHRRRLVRADALTVTSWSSLAASVALWLADGGLTPAASSAGLVTALGIVAGLAGMDLVLLMLLLAARIPFIDGAVGHDRALEFHRKLGKPSLYLLLAHGLLIAVGYGMAEGLDPVSEAVALWVLVPDMWLAFISLALFIAVVVTSLGAVRRRFPYEFWYAVHLLTYAAVLTSLPHQFSVGGLFAAGTWQRWYWLAICIATGAAVLYYRIIQPVRATFRHQLTVERVTSVAPGVVNIEMSGLQLGLLAGNGGRFFVWRFLAPGLWWHPHPFSLSAEPVHTGPDGHGRLRITVRDLGRGSAQLLRLRRGTKVAIEGPYGLFSTAARSKDRVVMIGAGIGITPLRALLETTPFVPGQATVLLRGHSSQELYLGEEILELCRQRGATLFHLTGGRDPGSPGSWLPAAEHRAGYALADYVPEIAHADVYVCGPSRWAGNVLNAARAAGVHEDQLHHERFDW
- a CDS encoding FMN-binding protein, coding for MRIRAAVSAALASAGILLVGWQSGVHVADTRSAVAAAATGNQASGAGTTDSSGTASSGAAGAAAKAGGTYDGDVVQTRFGTVQVRITVKAGQITDVTALKLTDAEGRSAQISNYAAPILRSEVLQAQSADVQTVGGATVTSDAYLTSLQAALDAANL
- a CDS encoding FAD:protein FMN transferase, with the protein product MQQTSETTHRLRARTFTCMGTVISLTVPADAHKAPQAAADELEAATAVVERLFTELDSIFSLYRADSEASRLVRGELALPEASAQMRARYEEAAEWRLLTEGAFTPERPDGALDLSGIVKGHAIREAGMSLLALGMANWCLNAGGDVLVGGSPNPGTDVPWRAGIVDPADRRTLLAGFPLGGAAPGSPVGSPVGRTADGGTRVALATSGSAERGDHIWRVTAEAVEFRQVSVAAADVVTADVLATAIVAAGVPMLNRATAMWDIEALAVRANGELLATGGFRR